Proteins co-encoded in one Apteryx mantelli isolate bAptMan1 chromosome 4, bAptMan1.hap1, whole genome shotgun sequence genomic window:
- the LOC136991886 gene encoding ATPase family AAA domain-containing protein 2-like, which yields PEADPVQIQSSVCFDGVGGLSHHISALKEMVLFPLLYPEFFQRFQIRPPRGCLFYGPPGTGKTLVAQALANECRQGDKRIAFFMRKGADCLSQWVGESERQLCSLFRQAYEMRPSIIFFDEIDSLAPVHSSRQDQIHSSIVTTLLALMDGLDSRGEIVVIGATNRPDSLDPALRRPGRFDREFLFTLPNKEARKEIFKIHTRDWSPKPLDALLEELAEKWVGYCRADIQAPCAEAALCALHRHYPQIYTSSHKLHIDVAAIEITATDFLVAMQKTAPASQRAVASPGQPLPPLSKPLLQNTLQRLLKGLQRVFP from the exons ccggaagctgatccagtgcaaatccagagttcg gtatgctttgatggtgtgggtggtctctctcaccacatttcagccttaaaggagatggtgctgttcccactgctttacccagaattctttcagagattccaaatccgaccccccag aggctgtctgttctatggcccaccaggcactggaaagacactggtggctcaagcgctcgcaaatgaatgtaggcaaggagacaagagaatagcgttcttcatgagaaaaggtgccgactgcctcagccaatgggtgggagaatccgagcgacagctgtgctcattatttcggcag gcctatgagatgcggccttcgattattttctttgatgagatcgacagTCTCGCTCCTGTGcactccagtcgccaagaccagattcacag ttctattgtcacaacgctcctggcgcttatggatggcttagacagcagaggagagatcgtggtcattggagccaccaacaggccagactccctggatcctgctttacgaaggcctggacgctttgacagggagttccttttcaccttgccaaacaaagag gctcgaaaagagattttcaagatccacaccagagactggagccctaagcccctggacgcactgcttgaggagcttgctgaaaaatgggtcg gatactgcagggccgatattcaagccccctgcgctgaagctgccctctgtgctttgcatcgacactatccgcagatctacacaagcagtcacaagctgcacatcgatgttgctgccattgaaatcacagcaacagattttcttgtggctatgcagaagactgcaccagcttcacagagggctgtggcttcccctggacaaccactgccacccctttccaagccactgcttcagaacacgctacagagactcctaaaaggcctccagagggtatttccc